One genomic segment of Arachis duranensis cultivar V14167 chromosome 4, aradu.V14167.gnm2.J7QH, whole genome shotgun sequence includes these proteins:
- the LOC107484615 gene encoding uncharacterized protein LOC107484615: MLKACVEAKEASLKKRRFSDDEDYHEQTEKEKDNSQQKGKDIRNFITKGKGAQVQSTINQMMKKDLKEQCDQQCAIFLYTSAIPFNVIKNPEFLKFCEIVGRYGIGYKPPSYHELRETRLKKVVTNVDEMLTEFKAEWKRTGCSIMSDGWTDKKRRSIYNAANYKAAGEKMMETRKSLYWTPCATHCIDLILEDFEKKLKVHETTMKKGRKITMFMYSRSMLISMLKNFTKGKDLVRPGATRFATAYLTLTCLHDNKGPLMTMFTSHDWKTTKVASTPEGIRVQNMALDSRMWKNIVICLNAAAPLITVLHLVDSDEKPAMAFIFEGMRKAKETIKTNFGCVKKRWESQLHRPLHATAYYFNPHYHYEPNFMVDDANIKIGLYSCLKKLVPNQDERKKVGLQLPDFHYARGLFGNETAKMHSDYEWINEDVNENIAESVEHSHLPTNDNTNDDPNSNEFSIPSMNSNEFNMGDGGENEFIGDPQQNLIEEEDEHVNDDDNFVGCVEPELERNNVSDEHGEDDDVDAMEDEDIGGFEF; this comes from the exons ATGTTGAAAGCCTGTGTGGAGGCTAAAGAAGCATcattgaaaaaaagaagattCAGTGATGATGAGGATTATCATGAACAAACAGAAAAGGAGAAGGACAATTCTCAACAAAAGGGGAAAGATATTCGCAACTTTATCACAAAAGGAAAAGGGGCTCAAGTTCAATCAACAATAAATCAAATGATGAAGAAGGATCTAAAGGAACAATGTGATCAGCAATGTGCCATATTTCTCTATACAAGTGCTATTCCTTTCAATGTTATTAAGAATCCCGAGTTTTTAAAGTTTTGTGAGATAGTTGGGAGATATGGAATTGGCTACAAACCCCCTTCTTACCATGAGTTAAGAGAAACCCGATTAAAGAAAGTAGTGACTAATGTTGATGAAATGCTTACTGAGTTTAAGGCAGAGTGGAAGAGAACTGGTTGTTCAATCATGTCGGATGGATGGACTGATAAAAAAAGGCGTAGTATTT ATAATGCTGCTAATTATAAGGCTGCTGGAGAAAAAATGATGGAAACTAGAAAAAGTTTGTACTGGACACCATGTGCTACACACTGCATTGATTTGATATTGGAGGATTTTGAAAAGAAGCTAAAGGTGCATGAAACAACtatgaaaaagggaagaaaaatcACCATGTTTATGTACTCCCGGAGTATGCTCATTAGCATGTTGAAGAATTTTACAAAGGGAAAGGACTTGGTTCGGCCAGGTGCCACAAGATTTGCCACTGCCTATTTGACTCTGACTTGTCTTCATGATAATAAAGGACCGTTGATGACTATGTTTACTTCTCATGATTGGAAGACAACTAAGGTTGCATCAACGCCTGAAGGAATAAGAGTCCAAAACATGGCCTTGGATAGTAGGATGTGGAAGAATATTGTCATATGCCTCAACGCTGCTGCTCCTCTCATTACAGTCCTTCACTTGGTTGATTCAGATGAAAAACCAGCCATGGCTTTCATCTTTGAAGGCATGAGAAAAGCCAAAGAAACAATCAAGACTAACTTCGGTTGTGTTAAAAAAAG GTGGGAAAGCCAACTGCATAGACCATTGCATGCAACTGCGTATTATTTTAATCCTCATTATCACTATGAACCTAATTTCATGGTTGATGATGCTAACATTAAGATTGGTCTATATAGTTGTTTGAAAAAACTGGTTCCTAACCAGGATGAAAGGAAAAAGGTTGGTCTACAGCTTCCTGACTTTCATTATGCTAGAGGCCTCTTTGGTAATGAAACTGCAAAGA TGCATTCTGATTATGAGTGGATAAATGAAGATGTTAATGAAAATATTGCTGAAAGTGTTGAGCATTCTCACTTGCCAACGAATGACAATACTAATGATGATCCAAATAGTAATGAATTTTCTATTCCAAGTATGAATAGTAATGAATTCAACATGGGTGACGGAGGTGAGAATGAGTTTATTGGGGATCCACAACAAAATTTaatagaggaagaagatgaacatgtgaatgatgatgataattttGTTGGCTGTGTTGAACCTGAGCTTGAAAGAAACAATGTTTCTGATGAACATGGtgaagatgatgatgttgatgccATGGAAGATGAAGATATTGGAGGATTTGAGTTTTAA